In the genome of Nitrospirota bacterium, one region contains:
- a CDS encoding DUF433 domain-containing protein, which yields MPKISHPHITIDQNICGGSPVIANTRFPVRSVVIYILRYGFSPEELVNRFPHLSLGQIHDALAYYYDNREEVEKDIAENSEDHVRQKFQI from the coding sequence ATGCCTAAAATTTCTCACCCTCACATCACAATAGATCAAAACATTTGCGGAGGAAGTCCGGTTATCGCAAATACCCGGTTTCCAGTTCGATCTGTTGTCATTTATATTCTACGATATGGATTTTCCCCGGAAGAACTGGTTAATCGATTTCCTCATCTTTCATTGGGTCAGATTCATGATGCCCTCGCCTACTATTATGATAACCGTGAAGAAGTCGAAAAAGATATCGCCGAAAACTCAGAAGATCATGTCAGACAGAAATTTCAAATCTAG